In Humulus lupulus chromosome 6, drHumLupu1.1, whole genome shotgun sequence, a single genomic region encodes these proteins:
- the LOC133785758 gene encoding uncharacterized protein LOC133785758, whose amino-acid sequence MARKEAKKNNNDLNDHKRKHDGCQTQKADKKGKTTSEGSRNKRPCVEYPQCQICKRKHLAECRYKTKGCFNCGEEGHLKKDYPKLRNQKKDKKLIPARFFALTRGEAETSNTVVSELPSGERMLSSSGVRSIVVKIEGRELPVDWIEIDLKDNDVILGMDWLAKHGATIDSKGKIVNFQTEGGGNFTYKGKVSQNRIPIVSDLKSQWLTSSDCSKFLANVVEKSQEMQLEPKHVHIVCEFSEVFPEDLPTLPPSREIEFKIDLSPMMKPISKAPYRMAPIQLKDLKIQL is encoded by the exons ATGGCCAGGAAGGAAGCAAAAAAGAACAATAATGATCTGAATGACCACAAAAGGAAACATGATGGTTGTCAAACCCAGAAGGCTGACAAGAAAGGAAAAACTACGTCAGAAGGCAGCAGAAACAAGAGGCCTTGTGTAGAATATCCCCAATGCCAAATCTGCAAGAGAAAGCATTTAGCAGAATGTCGATATAAGACCAAGGGATGCTTCAATTGTGGAGAAGAgggtcatctcaagaaagactacccAAAATTGAGAAACCAAAAGAAGGACAAGAAATTAATACCAGCCAGATTTTTCGCTCTTACAAGAGGTGAGGCGGAAACTAGCAATACAGTAGTATCAG aattaccctcgggggaaagaatgtTATCTAGTAGCGGGGTGCGTAGCATTGTAGTTAAAATTGAAGGAAGAGAGTTACCAGTAGATTGGATTGAGATAGACCTTAAGGACAATGATGTAATAttaggtatggactggttagcaaaacatggggcaacgatagactctAAGGGTAAGATagtcaactttcaaacagaaggcGGAGGAAACTTCACCTACAAAGGAAAAGTTTCTCAAAATCGCATACCGATAGTCTCAGATCTCAAATCTCAATGGTTAACCAGTAGCGATTGCTCGAAATTTCTAGCTAACGTGGTGGAAAAGTCACAAGAGATGCAACTTGAACCAAAACACGTACATATTGTATGCGAATTTTCtgaggtgtttccagaagatctaccgaCATTACCTCCAAGTAGGGAAATCGAGTTCAAAATAGATTTGTCCCCAATGATGAAACCAATATCGAAAGCTCCCTACAGAATGGCACCTATCCAGTTAAAGGATTTAAAGATACAACTGTAG